From Podospora bellae-mahoneyi strain CBS 112042 chromosome 3, whole genome shotgun sequence, the proteins below share one genomic window:
- a CDS encoding hypothetical protein (COG:Q; EggNog:ENOG503Q4B3), producing METITPWPLVAAIVGGLCWMATTVIWRLYFHPLSRFPGPKLTAVTLWYEFYWNVVKKGQFMWRVEEMHQRYGPIVRINPHELHILDPDFYDELYGCGVNSKRKLDKYEWWTRLAVASSSTFTTVPHDLHRLRRAALNPFFSVASVTKLEPLIKSKVEKLSARLDKIAQTGEVFRLDAALMALTMDVICDYSFGHDRKYLDKPDFELQFKEAVVGATGGCFLMMQFPWIPSLMERIPQSLVKRTSPGVAYMLARQEDMIKQVNPILAGTEREKSGARSIFHALRDNENLPPSERTLKRMCDEATLLTGAGSETTAQTLTRMFFYLKHVPHALERLREELDVAIPSEQDIPSWSTLQQLTYLTAVIKEALRLSYGITTRLPRVAHEDIIYKQYVIPAGTPVSQTGYFILMDPTVFPEPHVFKPERWLGSGKRLDRYLVPFGKGSRACLGIRYGSTLAYAEMYLTAATIVKRFDWEMYETTLERDIACHRDAFVALGAHDSPGVRAKMSRRKL from the exons ATGGAGACAATCACACCTTGGCCGCTTGTGGCCGCCATCGTCGGTGGACTCTGCTGGATGGCTACCACCGTCATCTGGCGTCTTTACTTCCACCCACTGTCCAGGTTTCCCGGTCCCAAGTTAACAGCCGTAACACTCTGGTACGAGTTCTACTGGAACGTGGTCAAAAAAGGACAATTCATGTGGAGGGTGGAAGAAATGCATCAAAGATACGGTCCAATCGTCCGGATCAATCCACACGAGCTACACATTCTGGATCCAGACTTCTACGACGAGCTCTACGGATGTGGCGTCAACTCGAAGCGCAAGCTCGACAAGTACGAATGGTGGACCAGACTGGCTGTCGCTAGCAGTTCCACCTTTACGACCGTGCCACACGACCTACATCGACTTCGTCGGGCAGCCCTCAATCCCTTCTTCTCTGTGGCATCCGTCACCAAGCTGGAGCCGTTGATCAAGTCCAAAGTGGAAAAGCTTTCCGCTAGATTGGACAAGATTGCCCAGACGGGGGAGGTCTTCCGCCTTGATGCCGCACTCATGGCGCTGACCATGGACGTGATCTGCGACTACAGCTTTGGGCACGACAGAAAGTACCTCGACAAGCCTGACTTCGAACTGCAGTTCAAGGAGGCCGTCGTCGGTGCGACGGGGGGCTGCTTTCTGATGATGCAGTTCCCTTGGATCCCGTCGTTGATGGAGCGGATCCCCCAATCCCTCGTGAAAAGGACGAGTCCAGGCGTGGCTTACATGCTCGCCCGGCAAGAGGACATGATCAAGCAGGTCAACCCGATACTTGCGGGGACCGAAAGAGAGAAGTCCGGCGCCCGTTCGATTTTCCACGCTTTGCGTGACAACGAGAATCTGCCACCGAGCGAGAGGACGTTGAAGCGAATGTGCGACGAGGCTACACTGTTGACTGGTGCTGGATCTGAGACTACAGCTCAGACGCTAACAAGGATGTTCTTCTACTTGAAGCACGTTCCGCACGCGTTGGAGCGATTGAGAGAAGAGTTGGATGTGGCCATACCAAGCGAGCAGGATATCCCTTCTTGGAGCACGTTGCAACAGCTTACATATCTT ACAGCGGTAATCAAAGAGGCACTCCGGCTCTCATACGGTATCACCACAAGGCTTCCTCGAGTCGCACATGAAGATATCATCTACAAGCAATATGTCATTCCTGCCGGTACCCCAGTTTCGCAGACTGGGTATTTTATCCTAATGGACCCGACCGTTTTTCCTGAGCCGCATGTCTTTAAACCGGAGCGCTGGTTAGGCTCAGGGAAGAGATTGGACAGATACCTGGTACCGTTTGGGAAGGGGTCGAGAGCTTGTCTGGGAATCAGGTACGGATCGAC TCTAGCCTATGCTGAAATGTACTTGACAGCGGCCACAATTGTAAAGCGGTTTGACTGGGAGATGTACGAGACAACTTTGGAAAGGGACATTGCTTGCCATAGGGATGCTTTTGTGGCACTTGGAGCTCATGATAGTCCGGGGGTACGGGCTAAAATGTCACGGCGCAAGCTTTAG